tagtcatttagcatactGGTCACCCATGGGAATCACACCCACAACCCTGGCTACTAAACCACACTGTGCTTCATCAaatagcagaaccaaattacCTGGTTtgaagttgagattacattaaaagtacatggtgcaagtcATCAATGCCGTTCGAGATTCTACATAGACTACAGCAATTGTGAATATCTCCACAGATCCGCCAGAAACTACAgtatgcatgctatcttgaacatgcacgcttTATATGATTAACGTTACATACGAATAaatgtatagttacagtaacctcaaaatgtggccatgcaTCTGTTACTTATTTTACAGTTGAATAAAAACTGTTACATTAATTTGTAAgataactttaggctatttaccgtattacaaaagtaatattggaTTGTGTTTAGTTGACaaagcaaccaaatatcaacatttaaatatatagatatatttactgcttggatagttcaaTCTAAGACACtggcttaattccattctttaacttttatttttggttgagttggGTTTAGCGCTGACTCAAAACGAATGAAcgacaagaaaacacacacaactaccactattgtAGTATAGAAGTCAAAATACCTATAGCTATGTTCCTACTTGGACATAATCAAAAACATTGACACCACAGTGATTCTCGTTCTAAGAGGATGCTATAATAAATAGATAATTGCGATTTTCAGATTTATTTGATTACTGGGAATTTATTTGCCGTGCATATATGCTGATAAGTTGAATATGAAACTAAAATCGTGAATTTTTTTCAAAGGCGTCTGTGTGGAGTCAGCTGGGAATGTTCCACAAAGATGTTCAATGAGCGATCGAGTTCTACGAAACTCACTAGGCCTACTCTCATTTTAATAAATTCAAAACCACTACTGTAATGAAAATAAAAGCCAATAAACTGAATAATTACTGTCAAACTATTTTTATTCAATTGTTGAAATAGGCCTGTTGTATTTAATTTTACATTTCATGCCTATTCAAGTGGTTTTGACAAACTTTTATAATGTGGACGGCTGCTATGTCATAATgtacatgatgtcataatgaagcATTAATTTGTTAAAATAAGACAATCCATAGACAGGTAATTGACGCTCTTCCTGAACTGAGGTAGGACCTATAATTTAATGAAATAATCTCAAATACATTACTTTTATCTTATGTGAACTTTATTTGATCAATAACTGTCAGAAAAAGTGTTATATTTTGTGATTTGTGATTTAAAACTAGGTCTTGTGTTTCTGTTTTCAATGATATATTGTTGGAACTTTATAGTCAAATCCTACGTGTGCAAATTATCTGGAAGTCCaaattgaaggtaggccttagtcTGTGAATCTttcatttttatgaatttatgaacattttggcAGGAATTGGAATGTCCTTTGAAAGTGGAAAAACACTAGTTTACAATAACAACTTTGATCAAATTCTATTGTAATATATGTAATTTATTCTTTATTCTTATTCTCAAAcatgctttttgttgttgtttgctcCTCCACTGTGACTCTCACAGCCATGAAAGACAGAGTGATGTCCAGGACTAAGACACAAGAGACCAGTCAGAACAGTTCTGAGAACAGCCTGACAGACATCCTCAGTGTCCGGAGTGCCAGTGATATTGTCCTACAGCCAATGCCACCAGGGAGAAAGAATAGCCGATCCCACTTCCACAACATGGATGTGACTAAAGAGAGGGCTGACATGGGAAGGCTTCCAATGGCCACTCCACCCATCAGCCTCCCAATGCTCACTGTGACCTCTCTCACTGTCCAAAGGATCAAAAACTCCCTCAAGGTGACTGGCATGCCTCGTCTACAGCTGGAGGGACAGATGTGTAGCAAGCGTCTGGGTCCGGTCAAAACCAAAACCGGAGGGAGCACATTGACCTCCAGCCACAAGCAGGAGCCAGAGGTTAAATCCAGCAGACCACAGACACCAGGAAGCATCCCTAGGAGGCCCAATGTATGCTCCACTGCAGCCAAGGCAGTAGCTCCTTTATCTGGGACTCCATGCAGCCAGTCTGAGGTCAGGATCCAGGCCAATCCACTCCAGAGGTCTAACATCCAGGACCAAAGGCCCCGCTCTCCTCCTGCTCAGGCCAGATGGTCTCTGTTCGACGGCAGCCTCTTGCAGCTGCCATGTTCTCCTGTGGATGTCCTCTAGCCGGAGGTCCAGGCCAGCAGGAGCCTGGCTCGACCCAAGACCGGGATAGCTAGGATAACAAGACATACTGATGGCAGCACTCTGAGGTTCCCTAACCAGACCTTAGAGCTTATAAACTCCATGGATAGGAGGGAGAGCACCAATTCTTTCCCTGTGCTGCCAACCATTGCAGTGTCAGCCTCACCTGCCCAGATGGCTATCCCATTGCCTACCCCAATAGTCAGCCAAATGCCTGACCTTCTGGTGCCTACTCCATCTGCTTCACCGATTCCGTCCAGCCGAGTGCCTGCCCCACCTGCATCCCCAGTGCCAGCCCGGCCTGCCAACACCAGATCACGTAGGCAGGTGTCGGAGAGGATCCAGCGCTTACAGATCCAGTCTGCTATGAAGGACCAGCAGCTACCAGAACAACTGGGTGACAAACAAATCATATTACCCTCTGAGCCCCTGTCCTTCAGTAGCACTGAGAGGATGTTCCTCTGTGGTCCACCTTTAGTCTGCCACCCAGCTAACGTAGGTGGAGATGATGGCTGTCACC
This region of Salmo salar unplaced genomic scaffold, Ssal_v3.1, whole genome shotgun sequence genomic DNA includes:
- the LOC123732887 gene encoding uncharacterized protein, which produces MKDRVMSRTKTQETSQNSSENSLTDILSVRSASDIVLQPMPPGRKNSRSHFHNMDVTKERADMGRLPMATPPISLPMLTVTSLTVQRIKNSLKVTGMPRLQLEGQMCSKRLGPVKTKTGGSTLTSSHKQEPEVKSSRPQTPGSIPRRPNVCSTAAKAVAPLSGTPCSQSEVRIQANPLQRSNIQDQRPRSPPAQARWSLFDGSLLQLPCSPVDVL